cacaaagcaatacacaatataataaatgtttagattttttttgttttaatttattgttccTTGATCAAAAGAGCCTATTGTTATTTAGATAATTGATATGTGTAAATGACAATAGACATGTAAAGCttcatgtttatttgtttttcagcaAAACACAACCTACCAGTGCTACAACATGGATCTACAACAGAATCTCAATTAGGCAATATTTTATCCTACTTAAAGAATCAGGTAAAGGAAAAtcttattgtatatatatatgttccagactgtatgagtatttggaccgtacgagtatttggaccgtacagTCCGACCCGTATGGTCGGACTGTATGAGTATACGTATATAGtctggaccgtacgcgtacggtccaaatactcatatggtctggaacatatatacaCTTTACAAAAAAGAACACCTATAGCACCAACTTGGCAAGGGTTTCTTCTACTCAAGATTTAAGGAATATAGTTTATACACAATTACAAGAAAGGTCACATAAAGTATCTTAAACTGTAagtattttattctatttaaaaagtcaagtaaaagaaaatcttataaacaattacaaaaagGAACTCTGAAGCAGATGAAACGGGTAATATTTTCGCCTACATACAAATcaggtttattttatttacatagaTCTGTTTTAAGATATGCAGTTTTCTCCTACTTATTTTGCATGGTAACATTTATGtgatataattatttgatttgttgtCATTGAGGAGCCTTTGAAGAGGATGACATCCTCACTCAGTACAGACAAGTGATATTTACTTATAAAGCAACTACCAAaacttggattttttttttgcaaaaaaaatttcTAGCTTCTAACCTAAATCAGAAAATTCAACATTTTCCCCTAAATAAGTAAACTAAAAGGGcccattttggcctcaaatttcaggttcatctgaagAAAGATTTtgtacactttttaaacactttagtttctatttcagtcgattcaattagtttgtgtgaaagatttgaactgGTTTAGTCAGTTCAGACTCTCatattcaagcttaaatatgaaaatctatCAATTATGCCATGATATGCCACTTTTCAGATAGTGGCTACATCCGTGTCCACCCTcaacttttttatatgttatgtttaatcatcaaatacaacttacatttagacattaagaatgaacacgaaACACTTCCATTTAAGACAAAAAAACGTCAGAAATTTAACTCAAATGCTAAAATTATGAAGATTTCAGTGATGCTAGTACTCGATAAATGTgcattatattgtaaaaaacagcccatatttgtgTAGCAGAAATATTCTATTTTCCAATAATTAgctaaaaatttacataatgacaattttgtaaaactgatatatttttgaaacaaaaacctactacttttactaaattttcaCATGGCCAAATTTATATGTACAAGACTTGGGCACTGGGCTAGTGGCTTAAGGCACATACTGAGTGAATctaattgacaattttaaaggCGTGTGGTCATTTATGTTCTATCAATAAATTGAAGTTAATTTTTTTgcacaatttgttttttgtaaataattctTTTACCACATGCATCACAATTTTGAGGTGTATATTGGAATCACTCTTGTGTGACCATGTGTCTGCCCATATACCTTGAAAGCTCATCTCCTTCTTATTAGCTACAATGGCTACAATGAAATTTGACATTCATTGTAGTAGAACACTTCTGATAAAGGATGAAGGAAAATTATTCTGGTCCAACATGTTAAAAAGAGAGATAATCTAATTGCTTTCATATACTTATAGTATTGCTTGTATAGTTAAATTAACAGatactaaaattatttttgtagcagtaagtcatttttttttaaaattcaattgatCAACCCTTAGATATGTGTTTCCATAAATTTTGGATTGATGATTGGACTAATGACAAATCAgaaatataaatcatattttcatattgtctCAAATTACATGATTTCTTTTCAGGGTCTTGGAGTGGACCAGAATTTTAGTAGTAAAGAATTAGCTGACATATCTGCATTTACTGCACTGATAGAAGAAAAATTGCTTCCTGCCTATGtaagttgtctttctttttaatgaagttctatataaaataaagtacaatatataacccaaatcaataaaatgaaaaaaatacaacatatccAACAGAAAGACAAGAccatcaacaaacaaaaaataacagaccGTGAGACTACAGTTGCTTGTTTTATTGCTCATTACATTTCAGCAATAATTCATGAAGATAGAAATGAGCAACTATAATATACAGAACAAACAATATGGTTCTCTGTGACACATTCTACTTGTTTGCTTATTCTGGAGGCAaactattgataaaaaaaaaatcataccagGCCTTTGAtcataaaactttcaaatatgtAATCAGAcaccaaccaatcaaaacactggatttttctgtgttttgatcacaaattttgtacaagtagAACTGAGTAAAGGTTTATAACCTGGAGCACTGATACTAGACATACTAGAAGGgtcagttttaatctttaattttacatttttgatcaTTTTCAGTTACATCATTGGTGGGTGGACACAGACACATATGTAGAAATAACCAGACCATTTTATGCAAAAGCTTCTCCATTccctttaaattattttgttcctGGAAGAATACAGAGAGCTGCAAAGCAACATATATATGAACCCAGAAGAAACGATGTCATCAGTGATGAAGAAGTGGAATTATTGGTAAGAATagttttcaattcttaattctTGTCATATATGtggaaataaattaaattgttgTCTGTTATGCATTGTGAATGtacattgatttaaaaaatatcttttaagaatcacacatttcttattattttttactgaataaaAATCAGAGCATgataaaattgttgaaatatatCGAACTAGATGGACTGTTATATAAATGTTGTTCTGGTCCAACATGTTCAATGGGAGATAATCTAGATGACTTACTTCTTTGTAgttatacttttaataaaataaaagatcacGCTTCATGTTTAtgcaaaaatattttgcaaGAAAGAGTATGGAACATAACCatgcttataaaaaagaagatgtggtatgattgccaatgagacaactatccacaaaagactaaaatgacacaaacattaacaactataggtcaccatatggccttcaacgatgagcaaaacccataccgtatagtcagctataaaaggccatgaAAAgacaattgtaaaataattcaaacgagaaaactaacatccttatttatgtaaaaaaattaatgaaaaacaaatatgtaacacataaacaaacgacaaccactagtATGCTTTAGAAAACTAATATTGGTgtgtttttaatgatataaaaggAGTATATCTAAATGCAGAGAAGTCTTgtaataaataacatatattaatCTGTACCCATTTTATTTTCTCCTTTCAGGTATATAAAGAAGCCAAGGaatgtttaaatcatttatcTTACAGACTAggtgaaaatgattttttctttGGGGACCagtaagtaatttttaaaataccaagtagttttgtttaaattagaTATGGGCAATGAGTCTACCTATAAAAAAGAGATATTTCATTTAGGTAGCACCTCTATATAAGATGATCTTTTGGGGTAATGCTGTAAATAGATGCCTTAATCTCaaagcaaatattaaaataaaaactgtcaaatgaaaaagatattttcacGAATTCGGTGATTGTAATTCACCAAACACACCTCTCATACTTTTTGAACAGGTTCCTGAAGCTTCACAGAAAGATTtcaaacatatctaaatatcacacttacatgtacctgtaactgaaattttttttcaatgtttttcagACCATCTTCATTAGATGCTTTGGTATTTGGTTATGTAGCACCATTATTGAAGGCACCATTACCAAACAGTTCGTTAGCTAACCATGTCAAAGGATGTCTTAATTTAAGTGGACTATGTAATCGTATCTTAAATAAATACTTACCAATGTCTCCAGAAGGTAAGAATATAAGTATACTTTTTTAAGTGAGAGGGGGTATATTGATTTTGTCTGTAAGAGGGATACAACATTTTTCAGCACTATATAGTTAGATCTTCAAATTGAAAAAGCAAGCTGAGCTAAACACTTGGTTTATTCAGAATTTTACATAATGCGTCAATAGAATATGTTTCTTTGCAGATTTGTGCATGTCCTTTggagattttatgtttttattaatctaACATGGTTGCTTTTTTAGCTCATACATGTAATCTATTGGTGTCTGTTGTTTtggtaaatttgaaaaaataaatatccttTCTAAAATGGAGCTCATTTGTCAAACCTTGCAAAACCTGAATTATGCTTAGTTTTAATTCAATTCATTATGTTTCCTGTCTGTCCAGCATGTGTGAAATTTTGTGCAGatcatatataaaacaagtagatatggtacatgtatgattgcaaatgagacaactgtccactagagttcaaatgaagtggatgtaagcagtTATAGCTGCtaaa
Above is a window of Mytilus trossulus isolate FHL-02 chromosome 4, PNRI_Mtr1.1.1.hap1, whole genome shotgun sequence DNA encoding:
- the LOC134715778 gene encoding metaxin-1-like encodes the protein MTDDVLNLEVWKGNWDLPSVDNECLTVWAYCKFSGLPTKVQKSHQTNLFQSSLAKHNLPVLQHGSTTESQLGNILSYLKNQGLGVDQNFSSKELADISAFTALIEEKLLPAYLHHWWVDTDTYVEITRPFYAKASPFPLNYFVPGRIQRAAKQHIYEPRRNDVISDEEVELLVYKEAKECLNHLSYRLGENDFFFGDQPSSLDALVFGYVAPLLKAPLPNSSLANHVKGCLNLSGLCNRILNKYLPMSPEDLEEKRKRELEEMEKKQVDSLEFPNKRRNMILAALFALSSMIGYAFISGLVGVVIVDEGDYDGFSGVFGDDEGGGDDD